The Enterobacter asburiae genome window below encodes:
- the rarA gene encoding replication-associated recombination protein RarA encodes MGNLSLDFSDNAFQPLAARMRPENLAQYIGQQHLLAAGKPLPRAIEAGHLHSMILWGPPGTGKTTLAEVIARYANADVERISAVTSGVKEIREAIERARQNRNAGRRTILFVDEVHRFNKSQQDAFLPHIEDGTIFFIGATTENPSFELNSALLSRARVYLLKSLTTEDIEKVLTQAMDDKARGYGGQDIVLPDDTRHAIAELVNGDARRALNTLEMMADMAEVDDAGKRVLKQELLTEIAGERSARFDNKGDRFYDLISALHKSVRGSAPDAALYWYARIITAGGDPLYVARRCLAIASEDVGNADPRAMQVALSAWDCFTRVGPAEGERAIAQAIVYLACAPKSNAVYTAFKAAMSDARERPDYDVPVHLRNAPTKLMKEMGYGQEYRYAHDEPNAYAAGEEYFPQEMAQTRYYYPTNRGLEGKIGEKLTWLAGQDQNSPIKRYR; translated from the coding sequence GTGGGCAATCTGTCGCTCGATTTTTCAGATAACGCGTTTCAACCTCTGGCCGCTCGTATGCGGCCAGAAAATTTAGCGCAGTACATCGGCCAGCAGCACCTGCTGGCTGCCGGTAAGCCATTGCCGCGCGCCATTGAGGCCGGGCATCTTCACTCCATGATCCTCTGGGGCCCCCCTGGCACCGGCAAGACCACGCTTGCAGAAGTGATCGCCCGCTATGCCAACGCGGACGTTGAACGCATCTCGGCGGTCACCTCCGGCGTGAAAGAGATCCGTGAGGCGATCGAGCGTGCGCGGCAGAACCGCAATGCCGGACGTCGCACCATCCTCTTCGTGGACGAAGTCCACCGCTTCAACAAGAGCCAGCAGGATGCCTTCCTGCCGCATATTGAAGACGGCACGATCTTCTTCATCGGCGCGACCACCGAAAACCCATCGTTTGAACTGAACTCGGCGCTGCTTTCCCGCGCGCGCGTTTACCTGCTCAAATCGCTGACCACCGAAGATATCGAAAAGGTTCTCACCCAGGCGATGGACGACAAAGCGCGCGGCTACGGCGGACAGGATATCGTTCTGCCTGACGACACGCGTCATGCGATCGCCGAGCTGGTCAACGGCGATGCGCGTCGGGCGCTGAATACGCTGGAAATGATGGCCGATATGGCCGAAGTCGACGATGCCGGGAAGCGGGTGCTGAAGCAGGAACTGCTCACCGAAATTGCGGGTGAACGCAGCGCGCGTTTCGATAACAAAGGCGACCGTTTTTACGACCTGATCTCGGCGCTGCATAAGTCCGTGCGCGGCAGCGCGCCGGATGCGGCGCTTTACTGGTACGCGCGCATTATCACTGCGGGCGGCGATCCGTTATATGTCGCGCGTCGCTGTCTGGCGATTGCGTCAGAAGATGTCGGCAATGCCGATCCTCGCGCCATGCAGGTCGCGCTGTCGGCCTGGGACTGCTTCACCCGCGTTGGACCCGCGGAAGGCGAACGTGCCATTGCGCAGGCGATTGTTTATCTGGCCTGCGCGCCGAAAAGTAATGCGGTATATACCGCTTTCAAAGCGGCGATGTCGGATGCGCGCGAACGCCCGGACTACGATGTGCCGGTTCATCTGCGTAACGCGCCGACCAAACTGATGAAAGAGATGGGGTATGGGCAGGAGTATCGTTACGCTCATGATGAACCCAACGCCTACGCTGCCGGGGAGGAATATTTCCCGCAGGAGATGGCACAAACGCGCTATTATTACCCCACAAACAGAGGTCTTGAAGGCAAGATTGGTGAAAAGCTCACCTGGCTCGCCGGACAGGATCAAAATAGCCCTATAAAACGCTACCGTTAG
- the trxB gene encoding thioredoxin-disulfide reductase, with the protein MGTAKHSKLLILGSGPAGYTAAVYAARANLHPVLITGMEKGGQLTTTTEVENWPGDPNDLTGPLLMERMHEHAAKFETEILFDHINKVDLQNRPFRLTGDSGEYTCDALIVATGASARYLGLPSEEAFKGRGVSACATCDGFFYRNQKVAVIGGGNTAVEEALYLANIASEVHLIHRRETFRAEKILIKRLMDKVASGNIVLHTNRTLEEVTGDQMGVAGLRIRDTQNTDNVETLEVAGLFVAIGHSPNTAIFDGQLELENGYIKVQSGIHGNATQTSIPGVFAAGDVMDHIYRQAITSAGTGCMAALDAERYLDGLAEQGK; encoded by the coding sequence ATGGGCACGGCCAAACACAGTAAGCTGCTAATCCTTGGTTCTGGACCTGCGGGATATACCGCAGCGGTCTATGCTGCACGCGCTAACCTGCACCCGGTACTCATCACCGGTATGGAAAAAGGCGGTCAGCTGACCACCACCACCGAAGTGGAAAACTGGCCAGGGGACCCGAACGACCTGACCGGGCCGCTGCTGATGGAACGTATGCACGAGCATGCCGCTAAATTCGAAACTGAAATTCTGTTCGACCACATCAATAAGGTCGATCTGCAGAACCGTCCGTTCCGCCTGACGGGCGACAGCGGCGAATACACCTGTGACGCGCTGATCGTCGCCACCGGCGCCTCTGCCCGTTACCTCGGTCTGCCATCCGAAGAAGCGTTCAAAGGCCGCGGCGTCTCTGCCTGCGCAACCTGTGACGGTTTCTTCTACCGTAATCAGAAAGTCGCGGTCATCGGCGGCGGCAACACCGCAGTGGAAGAAGCACTCTACCTGGCGAACATTGCCTCTGAAGTGCACCTGATCCACCGTCGCGAAACCTTCCGCGCGGAGAAGATCCTGATCAAACGCCTGATGGATAAAGTGGCAAGCGGCAACATCGTGCTGCATACCAACCGTACCCTGGAAGAGGTGACGGGCGACCAGATGGGCGTTGCCGGTCTGCGTATCCGTGATACCCAGAACACCGATAACGTCGAAACGCTTGAAGTGGCGGGTCTGTTTGTGGCGATCGGCCACAGCCCGAACACCGCAATCTTCGATGGTCAGCTGGAGCTGGAAAACGGCTACATCAAAGTGCAGTCCGGCATTCACGGTAATGCGACCCAGACCAGCATCCCGGGCGTGTTCGCGGCTGGCGACGTGATGGACCACATTTATCGTCAGGCGATTACATCTGCGGGCACCGGCTGTATGGCCGCTCTGGACGCTGAACGCTACCTCGATGGACTGGCTGAACAAGGTAAATAA
- the lolA gene encoding outer membrane lipoprotein chaperone LolA — MKKIAIACALLTSFVASSVWADAASDLKSRLDKVSSFHASFTQKVTDGSGNAVQEGQGDLWVKRPNLFNWHMTQPDESILVSDGKTLWFFNPFVEQATATWLKDATSNTPFMLIARNQSSDWQQYNIKQTGDEFVLTPKGSNGNLKQFTINVSTNGTINQFGAVEQDDQRSSYQLKSQQNGAVDASKFTFTPPQGVTVDDQRNK, encoded by the coding sequence ATGAAAAAAATCGCCATCGCCTGTGCATTACTCACCAGTTTTGTCGCCAGCAGCGTCTGGGCTGATGCAGCCAGCGACCTTAAAAGCCGACTGGATAAAGTAAGCAGCTTCCACGCCAGCTTCACGCAAAAAGTGACGGACGGCAGCGGCAACGCGGTGCAGGAAGGTCAGGGAGATTTGTGGGTAAAACGCCCGAATCTGTTCAACTGGCACATGACCCAGCCGGATGAAAGCATCCTGGTCTCTGACGGTAAAACCTTATGGTTCTTCAACCCGTTCGTTGAGCAGGCAACGGCGACCTGGCTGAAAGATGCCACCAGCAATACACCGTTTATGCTGATTGCCCGTAACCAGTCCAGCGACTGGCAGCAGTACAATATTAAACAGACGGGTGACGAGTTTGTCCTGACGCCGAAAGGCAGCAACGGCAACCTGAAGCAGTTCACCATTAACGTAAGCACCAACGGTACCATTAATCAGTTCGGCGCGGTTGAGCAGGACGATCAGCGCAGCAGCTACCAGCTTAAATCTCAGCAGAACGGCGCCGTTGATGCATCGAAATTCACCTTTACCCCGCCGCAGGGCGTAACGGTGGACGACCAACGCAATAAGTAA
- the serS gene encoding serine--tRNA ligase — protein sequence MLDPNLLRNEPDAVAEKLARRGFKLDVDKLRALEERRKVLQVQTENLQAERNSRSKSIGQAKARGEDIEPLRLEVNKLGEELDQAKAELDVLQAEIRDIALAIPNIPDDSVPVGKDENDNVEVKRWGTPREFDFEVRDHVTLGEMHAGLDFAAAVKLTGSRFVVMKGQIAHLHRALAQFMLDLHTEQHGYSETYVPYLVNHDTLYGTGQLPKFAGDLFHTRPLDEEADSSNYALIPTAEVPLTNLVRDEIIDEDDLPIKLTAHSPCFRSEAGSYGRDTRGLIRMHQFDKVEMVQIVRPEESMDALEEMTGHAEKVLELLGLPYRRMALCTGDMGFGACKTFDLEVWVPAQNTYREISSCSNVWDFQARRMQARCRSKSDKKTRLVHTLNGSGLAVGRTLVAVLENYQQADGRIEIPEVLRPYMKGQQYIG from the coding sequence ATGCTCGATCCCAATCTGCTGCGTAATGAGCCAGACGCAGTCGCTGAAAAACTGGCACGCCGGGGCTTTAAGCTGGATGTAGATAAGCTGCGCGCTCTCGAAGAGCGTCGTAAAGTTCTGCAGGTACAAACTGAAAATCTGCAGGCAGAGCGTAATTCTCGATCGAAATCCATCGGCCAGGCGAAAGCGCGCGGGGAAGATATTGAGCCATTACGCCTGGAAGTGAACAAACTGGGTGAAGAACTGGATCAGGCAAAAGCTGAGCTGGACGTTCTTCAGGCCGAGATTCGTGATATTGCCCTGGCTATCCCGAATATTCCTGACGACAGCGTGCCTGTCGGCAAAGATGAAAATGACAACGTTGAAGTGAAACGCTGGGGTACGCCTCGTGAGTTTGACTTCGAAGTGCGCGATCACGTGACGCTGGGCGAAATGCACGCGGGCCTGGACTTTGCTGCAGCGGTTAAGCTGACCGGCTCCCGTTTTGTGGTGATGAAAGGCCAGATTGCCCATCTGCACCGCGCACTGGCGCAGTTCATGCTGGATCTGCACACCGAGCAGCATGGCTACAGCGAAACCTACGTGCCGTATCTGGTCAACCACGATACGCTGTACGGTACGGGTCAGCTGCCGAAATTTGCAGGCGATCTGTTCCATACCCGTCCGCTGGACGAGGAAGCAGACAGCAGCAACTACGCGCTGATCCCAACCGCTGAAGTGCCGCTGACTAACCTCGTGCGTGATGAGATCATCGATGAAGACGACCTGCCAATTAAGCTGACGGCACACTCTCCGTGCTTCCGTTCTGAAGCAGGTTCTTACGGTCGCGACACGCGCGGTCTGATCCGTATGCACCAGTTCGACAAAGTTGAGATGGTGCAGATCGTCCGTCCTGAAGAGTCCATGGACGCGCTGGAAGAGATGACCGGCCACGCTGAGAAAGTGCTGGAGCTGCTGGGTCTGCCGTACCGTCGTATGGCCCTGTGCACCGGTGATATGGGCTTTGGCGCCTGCAAAACCTTCGATCTGGAAGTGTGGGTGCCTGCGCAGAACACCTACCGTGAAATCTCCTCCTGCTCTAACGTCTGGGATTTCCAGGCGCGTCGTATGCAGGCACGCTGCCGCAGCAAATCTGACAAGAAAACCCGTCTGGTGCATACCCTGAACGGTTCTGGTCTGGCTGTGGGCCGTACGCTGGTTGCCGTGCTGGAAAACTATCAGCAGGCAGACGGTCGTATTGAGATCCCTGAAGTGTTGCGTCCATACATGAAAGGCCAGCAGTACATCGGCTAA
- the cydD gene encoding heme ABC transporter permease/ATP-binding protein CydD, which translates to MEKTRQQELTRWLKQQSVISRRWLTISRLLGFVSGLLIVAQAWLLARILNHMIMENIPREALLLPFIVLILIFILRAWVVWLRERVGFHAGQHIRYEIRRQVLDRLQEAGPAWIQGKPAGSWATLILEQIDDMHDYYARYLPQMALAVFVPLLIVIAIFPVNWMAALILMGTAPLIPLFMALVGMGAADANRRNFLALGRLSGHFLDRLRGMETLRIFGRGEAETENIRQASQDFRQRTMEVLRLAFLSSGVLEFFTSLSIALVAVYFGFSYLGALDFGHYGTAVTLSAGFLALILAPEFFQPLRDLGTFYHAKAQAVGAADSLKTFLETPLAHPERGDVTLNAKDPVTIEAQDFSILSPEGKVLAGPLNFTLPAGQRVVLVGTSGSGKSSLLNALSGFMAYTGSLRINKTELRDLDPDAWRKQLSWVGQNPQLPASTLRENVLLARPDAREDELLSVLDRAWVSEFLPLLPQGVDTVVGDQSAGLSVGQAQRVAVARALLNPCQLMLLDEPAASLDAHSEQRVMEALNAASRQQTTLMVTHQLEGIADWDQIWVMENGRIVEQGDYASLVAAQGPFAALLANRQEDI; encoded by the coding sequence ATGGAAAAAACCCGTCAACAAGAGTTAACACGCTGGCTGAAACAGCAAAGCGTTATTTCCCGCCGCTGGCTTACGATTTCCCGTCTCCTGGGATTCGTTAGCGGTCTGTTGATTGTTGCCCAGGCATGGCTGCTGGCCCGCATTCTTAATCACATGATCATGGAGAACATCCCGCGCGAAGCGCTGTTGCTGCCCTTTATTGTCCTGATCCTGATTTTTATCCTGCGCGCCTGGGTGGTGTGGCTGCGTGAGCGCGTCGGTTTTCACGCCGGACAGCACATCCGCTACGAGATCCGCCGTCAGGTGCTGGATCGCCTTCAGGAAGCCGGGCCCGCGTGGATCCAGGGTAAACCGGCCGGTAGCTGGGCGACGCTGATCCTTGAGCAGATTGACGATATGCACGACTACTATGCGCGCTATCTGCCGCAAATGGCCCTTGCCGTCTTCGTTCCGCTGCTGATCGTGATCGCCATCTTCCCGGTGAACTGGATGGCTGCGCTGATTCTGATGGGCACCGCCCCGCTGATCCCGCTGTTTATGGCGCTGGTCGGCATGGGGGCAGCGGATGCCAACCGCCGTAACTTCCTGGCACTGGGTCGCCTGAGCGGCCATTTCCTCGATCGTCTGCGCGGCATGGAGACGTTACGCATTTTTGGCCGCGGTGAAGCGGAAACCGAAAATATTCGCCAGGCATCGCAGGACTTCCGTCAGCGCACCATGGAAGTGCTACGCCTCGCCTTCCTGTCTTCCGGCGTACTGGAATTCTTTACCTCACTGTCGATTGCCCTCGTGGCGGTCTACTTTGGCTTCTCCTACCTTGGCGCGCTGGATTTCGGCCATTACGGCACGGCGGTGACCCTTTCTGCCGGTTTCCTGGCGCTGATCCTGGCCCCGGAGTTTTTCCAGCCGCTTCGCGATCTGGGAACCTTCTATCACGCCAAAGCGCAGGCGGTTGGCGCAGCCGATAGCCTGAAAACGTTCCTTGAAACGCCGCTGGCTCATCCGGAGCGGGGTGACGTGACGCTGAATGCTAAAGACCCCGTGACCATTGAAGCGCAGGACTTTTCTATTCTGTCACCGGAAGGCAAAGTGCTCGCGGGTCCGCTGAACTTTACCTTACCTGCCGGACAACGGGTGGTGCTCGTCGGCACCAGCGGTTCCGGTAAAAGTTCTCTGCTGAATGCGCTATCCGGCTTTATGGCCTACACGGGTTCACTGCGGATCAACAAAACCGAACTGCGCGACCTCGATCCAGACGCCTGGCGTAAACAGCTCAGTTGGGTAGGACAAAACCCGCAGCTTCCAGCCTCTACGCTGCGTGAAAACGTTCTGCTGGCGCGCCCGGACGCGCGTGAAGATGAACTGCTATCGGTGCTCGACCGCGCCTGGGTCAGCGAGTTTCTGCCGCTGCTTCCGCAGGGGGTAGATACCGTGGTCGGCGATCAGTCCGCCGGGCTGTCGGTCGGACAGGCGCAGCGCGTAGCCGTTGCCCGCGCGTTGTTGAATCCTTGTCAGCTGATGCTGCTGGATGAGCCCGCCGCCAGCCTGGACGCCCACAGCGAGCAGCGCGTAATGGAGGCCCTGAACGCCGCCTCCCGGCAGCAAACCACCCTGATGGTTACCCATCAGTTGGAGGGGATTGCCGACTGGGACCAGATCTGGGTGATGGAGAACGGCCGTATTGTTGAGCAAGGCGATTACGCCTCTCTCGTTGCCGCGCAGGGACCGTTTGCCGCCCTGCTGGCGAACCGTCAGGAGGACATCTGA
- the lrp gene encoding leucine-responsive transcriptional regulator Lrp produces the protein MVDSKKRPGKDLDRIDRNILNELQKDGRISNVELSKRVGLSPTPCLERVRRLERQGFIQGYTALLNPHYLDASLLVFVEITLNRGAPDVFEQFNAAVQKLEEIQECHLVSGDFDYLLKTRVPDMSAYRKLLGETLLRLPGVNDTRTYVVMEEVKQSNRLVIKTR, from the coding sequence ATGGTAGATAGCAAGAAGCGCCCTGGCAAAGATCTCGACCGTATCGATCGTAACATTCTTAATGAATTGCAAAAGGATGGGCGTATTTCCAACGTCGAGCTTTCAAAACGTGTGGGACTTTCCCCGACGCCGTGCCTTGAGCGTGTGCGCCGACTGGAAAGACAGGGTTTCATTCAGGGCTACACTGCTCTGCTGAACCCGCATTATCTGGATGCCTCACTTCTGGTATTTGTTGAGATTACTCTGAATCGTGGTGCGCCGGATGTGTTTGAGCAATTTAACGCCGCTGTACAAAAACTTGAAGAAATTCAAGAGTGTCATCTGGTATCCGGTGATTTCGACTACCTGTTGAAAACCCGTGTGCCTGATATGTCCGCCTACCGTAAGCTGCTGGGGGAAACCCTGCTGCGTCTGCCAGGCGTGAACGACACCCGTACGTATGTGGTGATGGAAGAGGTCAAACAGAGCAATCGTCTGGTTATTAAGACGCGCTAA
- a CDS encoding DNA translocase FtsK 4TM domain-containing protein encodes MSQEYTEDKEVTLSKLSSGRRLLEAWLIVIALFAVWLMAALLSFNPSDPSWSQTAWHEPIHNLGGVPGAWLADTLFFIFGVMAYTLPVIIIGGCWFAWRHRQNDDYIDYFALSLRLIGALALILTSCGLAAINADDIWYFASGGVIGSLLSSALQPMLHSSGGTLALLCIWAAGLTLFTCWSWVSIAEKIGSFILTILTFASNRTRRDDTWVDEEEYEDEEEDDAPVQRRESRRARILRSALARSQRVAEKFANPLGRKTDAALFSGKRMDEDEQVAYRAAGVAVDPDDVLFSGSRATPGDFDEYDPLLNGHSVTEPVAAAAAATTAAQAYAAPVDAVTPSAPVSPPESVIQQPQVDWQTAPGVHTPEPVIAPEPESYIPVQQEQWQQPYQPPQPAYEPQDYPHYEQPVAQPYQGYVPEPVEPVQPYVEPEPEPEIVEEVKPSRPPMYYFEEVEERRAREREQLAAWYQPVPEPVQEPVTKAPSVSVPPIDPTPAVAPVAESVKQATAAAAAAVAAPVFSLATGGTPRPQVKEGIGPQLPRPNRVRVPTRRELASYGIKLPSQRMAEEKAREPEYEDDADEMQQDELARQFAAQQNQRYGEEYQHDEPVLEDEEDAAEAELARQFAATQQQRYSGEQPAGANPFSLSDFEFSPMKDLVDDGPSEPLFTPSVMPEAEPVRQQPAPQAYVQPQQPVQQPYAQPHQPVQQPQQPPQFQQPAPQPQESLIHPLLMRNGDSRPLQRPSTPLPSLDLLTPPPSEVEPVDTFALEQMARLVEARLADFRIKADVVNYSPGPVITRFELNLAPGVKAARISNLSRDLARSLSTVAVRVVEVIPGKPYVGLELPNKKRQTVYLREVLDNTKFRDNPSPLTVVLGKDIAGDPVVADLAKMPHLLVAGTTGSGKSVGVNAMILSMLYKAQPEDVRFIMIDPKMLELSVYEGIPHLLTEVVTDMKDAANALRWSVNEMERRYKLMSALGVRNLAGYNEKIAQAVRMGRPIPDPYWKPGDSMDAQHPVLEKLPYIVVLVDEFADLMMTVGKKVEELIARLAQKARAAGIHLVLATQRPSVDVITGLIKANIPTRIAFTVSSKIDSRTILDQGGAESLLGMGDMLYSGPNSTSPVRVHGAFVRDEEVHAVVQDWKARGRPQYVDGITSDTESEGGGGGFDGGEELDPLFDQAVNFVTEKRKASISGVQRQFRIGYNRAARIIEQMEAQGIVSEQGHNGNREVLAPPPFD; translated from the coding sequence TTGAGCCAGGAATACACTGAAGACAAAGAAGTCACACTATCGAAGCTAAGCAGCGGACGTCGTCTCCTCGAGGCTTGGCTGATTGTTATTGCCCTTTTTGCCGTCTGGCTGATGGCAGCCTTACTCAGTTTCAACCCCTCAGATCCCAGCTGGTCACAAACTGCATGGCATGAGCCTATCCATAATTTAGGCGGTGTCCCCGGTGCCTGGCTTGCGGACACGCTGTTCTTCATTTTCGGTGTGATGGCCTACACCCTTCCCGTCATTATCATTGGCGGATGCTGGTTTGCGTGGCGTCATCGTCAGAACGATGATTACATCGACTATTTTGCCTTGTCGCTGCGCCTGATTGGCGCGCTGGCGCTGATCCTCACCTCGTGCGGGCTGGCGGCAATCAATGCAGATGATATCTGGTACTTCGCCTCTGGCGGGGTGATCGGCAGTTTACTCAGTTCTGCACTGCAGCCGATGCTGCACAGCAGCGGCGGCACGCTGGCGCTGCTGTGTATCTGGGCGGCCGGGCTGACGCTGTTTACCTGCTGGTCCTGGGTGAGCATTGCCGAGAAGATCGGAAGTTTTATCCTCACCATTCTGACTTTCGCCAGCAACCGTACTCGCCGTGACGATACGTGGGTTGATGAAGAAGAATACGAAGATGAAGAGGAAGATGACGCGCCTGTGCAGCGTCGCGAGTCTCGTCGTGCGCGTATTCTGCGCAGCGCGCTGGCCCGTAGTCAGCGTGTTGCTGAGAAATTTGCCAACCCGCTGGGTCGTAAAACCGATGCGGCGCTCTTCTCCGGTAAACGCATGGATGAAGACGAGCAGGTAGCGTATCGCGCGGCGGGTGTCGCCGTCGATCCTGACGATGTGCTCTTCTCCGGCAGCCGGGCCACTCCGGGTGACTTCGACGAATACGATCCGCTGTTAAATGGCCATTCGGTTACCGAGCCGGTTGCGGCCGCCGCAGCCGCGACGACCGCTGCGCAGGCGTATGCCGCGCCTGTCGACGCCGTGACGCCATCCGCGCCGGTTTCGCCACCGGAATCCGTTATTCAGCAGCCTCAGGTTGACTGGCAGACTGCGCCGGGCGTTCACACGCCGGAGCCCGTTATCGCGCCTGAACCTGAAAGCTACATCCCTGTACAGCAGGAGCAGTGGCAGCAGCCGTATCAGCCGCCGCAGCCTGCGTATGAACCGCAAGATTACCCGCACTATGAACAGCCTGTGGCCCAACCTTATCAGGGGTATGTGCCTGAGCCGGTTGAACCTGTGCAGCCTTATGTAGAGCCGGAGCCTGAACCTGAAATCGTGGAAGAGGTAAAACCCTCTCGTCCACCGATGTACTATTTTGAAGAAGTTGAAGAGCGTCGTGCGCGTGAACGCGAGCAGCTGGCGGCCTGGTACCAGCCTGTGCCTGAACCGGTGCAGGAGCCGGTGACGAAAGCGCCTTCTGTTTCCGTTCCACCGATCGACCCGACGCCTGCAGTCGCACCCGTAGCGGAAAGCGTGAAGCAGGCTACCGCTGCCGCTGCCGCTGCCGTAGCTGCACCTGTCTTTAGCCTGGCAACAGGGGGCACGCCACGTCCTCAGGTGAAGGAGGGGATTGGTCCGCAACTGCCTCGCCCTAACCGCGTTCGCGTTCCAACCCGCCGTGAGCTTGCCTCTTATGGCATCAAGCTGCCTTCCCAGCGTATGGCCGAAGAGAAAGCGCGCGAGCCTGAGTACGAAGATGACGCCGATGAAATGCAGCAGGACGAGCTGGCCCGTCAGTTCGCTGCGCAGCAGAATCAGCGCTACGGTGAAGAATACCAGCACGATGAACCGGTGCTGGAAGACGAAGAGGACGCGGCTGAAGCAGAACTGGCGCGCCAGTTTGCCGCCACCCAGCAGCAGCGCTATTCCGGTGAGCAACCGGCTGGCGCAAATCCGTTCTCGCTGTCTGATTTTGAATTCTCGCCGATGAAGGATCTGGTGGATGATGGCCCGAGCGAGCCTTTATTTACCCCGAGCGTGATGCCGGAAGCGGAGCCTGTGCGTCAGCAGCCAGCACCACAAGCCTACGTGCAGCCGCAGCAGCCTGTTCAGCAGCCGTATGCGCAGCCGCATCAACCTGTTCAGCAACCGCAGCAGCCACCACAGTTCCAGCAGCCTGCGCCTCAGCCGCAGGAAAGTCTGATTCACCCGCTGCTGATGCGTAACGGTGACAGCCGTCCGCTGCAGCGTCCAAGCACGCCGCTGCCGTCTCTGGATCTGTTAACGCCGCCGCCGTCAGAAGTGGAGCCGGTTGATACCTTCGCGCTTGAGCAGATGGCGCGTCTGGTGGAAGCGCGTCTGGCTGACTTCCGCATCAAGGCAGACGTGGTGAACTACTCGCCGGGTCCTGTTATCACCCGTTTTGAACTGAACCTGGCGCCCGGCGTTAAAGCCGCGCGTATTTCCAACCTGTCCCGCGACCTGGCGCGTTCTCTGTCGACCGTGGCGGTACGTGTGGTGGAAGTGATTCCGGGCAAGCCTTACGTTGGCCTCGAGCTGCCGAACAAGAAACGTCAGACCGTCTACCTGCGTGAAGTGCTGGATAACACCAAGTTCCGCGATAACCCGTCCCCGCTGACCGTGGTGCTGGGTAAAGATATCGCAGGCGATCCGGTGGTGGCAGATCTCGCCAAAATGCCTCACCTGCTGGTTGCGGGTACCACCGGCTCCGGTAAGTCTGTCGGGGTGAACGCCATGATCCTCAGCATGCTCTATAAAGCGCAGCCGGAAGATGTGCGTTTCATCATGATCGACCCGAAAATGCTCGAACTGTCGGTCTACGAAGGCATCCCACATCTGCTAACCGAAGTGGTTACCGACATGAAGGACGCCGCCAACGCCCTGCGCTGGAGCGTCAACGAGATGGAACGCCGCTACAAGCTAATGTCTGCGTTGGGCGTGCGTAACCTGGCCGGTTATAACGAGAAAATCGCCCAGGCTGTGCGCATGGGACGTCCAATCCCGGATCCTTACTGGAAGCCGGGTGACAGCATGGATGCCCAGCATCCGGTGCTGGAAAAACTGCCTTATATCGTCGTGCTGGTCGATGAATTTGCTGACCTGATGATGACCGTCGGTAAGAAAGTGGAAGAGCTGATTGCCCGTCTGGCGCAGAAAGCGCGTGCGGCCGGTATTCACCTTGTGCTCGCGACCCAGCGTCCTTCCGTGGACGTGATCACTGGTCTTATCAAAGCGAACATCCCGACGCGTATCGCCTTTACCGTATCCAGTAAAATTGACTCACGTACCATTCTTGATCAGGGCGGCGCAGAGTCGCTGTTGGGTATGGGTGATATGCTCTATTCCGGCCCGAACTCCACCTCTCCGGTGCGTGTCCACGGTGCGTTCGTCCGCGATGAGGAAGTACACGCCGTCGTGCAGGACTGGAAGGCGCGCGGTCGTCCGCAATACGTTGACGGTATTACCAGCGACACGGAAAGCGAAGGCGGCGGCGGTGGCTTCGACGGCGGCGAAGAGCTGGATCCGTTATTCGATCAGGCGGTTAACTTCGTTACCGAAAAACGCAAAGCGTCCATCTCAGGCGTGCAGCGTCAGTTCCGCATCGGCTATAACCGCGCGGCGCGCATCATCGAGCAGATGGAAGCGCAGGGCATTGTGAGCGAGCAGGGGCATAACGGTAACCGCGAGGTGCTGGCGCCGCCGCCGTTTGATTAA